Below is a genomic region from Gemmatimonadales bacterium.
CATCGGTGCTCGACCTCGAGTTGACGCGGCTCCGCGCCATGACCGCTACCGAGAAGGTGGCGAGCATGCACGCGCTGTGGCGCCAGGCGTGGTCCCTCACCTCGGCCGGGGTCCGGGCTCGTCACCTGGAGTGGTCTCCCGAGCAGGTCGAGGCGGAGGTCCGGGAGATCTTCCGCCGCGATCCGCAATGACCGATGCGAGTCTCATCGCGCTCTTCGTTCGACCCCTCAACCAGCTTCGCATTCCCTACATTGTCACGGGCGGCGTGGCGTCGGTCGTCTATGGCGAGCCGCGGTTCACCCGCGACATCGACCTCGTGATCGAACTCCGACCGCGAGACGCCCGGCGGTTCGCCGAAGCCTGGTCCGCCGAGGAGTTCTACGTTCCCCCGGTGGAAGTGATCGAGGAAGAGAGCGGGCGGGCGGCACACGGGCATTTCAACGTTATCCATCACCAGACGGCCATGCGGGCGGATGTCTATCTGGCGGGCAGCGATGCGCTCAATGCCTGGTCATTCGCGCACAAGGCCGTGAGGC
It encodes:
- a CDS encoding nucleotidyl transferase AbiEii/AbiGii toxin family protein; this encodes MTDASLIALFVRPLNQLRIPYIVTGGVASVVYGEPRFTRDIDLVIELRPRDARRFAEAWSAEEFYVPPVEVIEEESGRAAHGHFNVIHHQTAMRADVYLAGSDALNAWSFAHKAVRRIEDDDVFLAPIEAVMLSKLRYYQMGKSDRHLRDIHQMLRISGDLVDRPELERWAARLGVEGEWKQAQDFQEP